In one Chryseobacterium camelliae genomic region, the following are encoded:
- a CDS encoding gamma carbonic anhydrase family protein — MALIKELLGKAPQIGENTFLAETATIIGDVTMGKDCSIWYNAVIRGDVHYIKMGNKVNVQDNAMLHCTYQKHPLNIGNNVSIGHNAIVHGCTIHDNVLIGMGSIVMDACLVEENSIVGAGSVVTQGTHIKSGEVWGGVPAKKIKDINAQLLEGEVNRIADNYVKYSSWYKENVKEIEG, encoded by the coding sequence ATGGCACTTATAAAAGAACTTTTAGGAAAAGCACCACAGATAGGAGAAAACACTTTTTTGGCAGAAACCGCTACAATTATTGGAGATGTTACGATGGGAAAAGATTGCAGTATTTGGTATAATGCCGTAATCCGGGGAGATGTTCATTACATCAAAATGGGGAATAAAGTGAATGTTCAGGATAACGCGATGCTTCATTGCACCTATCAAAAACATCCTTTAAATATTGGAAATAATGTGTCGATAGGTCATAATGCAATTGTTCACGGATGTACCATTCACGATAATGTTTTGATCGGAATGGGTTCTATTGTCATGGATGCCTGTCTGGTTGAGGAAAATTCTATTGTGGGAGCAGGTTCTGTAGTAACGCAAGGAACTCATATTAAGTCCGGAGAAGTTTGGGGAGGTGTTCCTGCAAAGAAAATTAAGGATATCAATGCTCAGCTGCTGGAAGGAGAAGTGAATAGGATTGCTGATAATTATGTGAAATATTCGTCCTGGTATAAAGAAAATGTGAAAGAAATTGAAGGAT